The following are encoded in a window of Lactobacillus panisapium genomic DNA:
- a CDS encoding MucBP domain-containing protein gives MNNKITKYQQTGKLLLSAVAIATLGVSSINVTSVKADTAAPSHLKAKKSLGPTASKTFVLKAAPEDFAVSKAASTASAGTKKKKANKKGPKTASKTFVLEAAPEDFAASTVSSAPGNVVVHYRDSIGKTLAPDQFLKGKVGANYTATAQNIAGYILTTKPSNETGIFTDKLQNVTYVYDIDGAIVDGDAIGIGLAEAGAGVKVDPETKVSKTAAAIGKKVAKSAPVANFKGKNATQKAAVIAGNDSEHRLPQTGADNSSHAEALGLGFLSIFGGLIGAWFSRKGKTE, from the coding sequence ATGAATAACAAAATAACTAAATATCAACAAACGGGAAAATTACTACTTAGTGCTGTTGCGATTGCAACTTTAGGTGTATCTTCAATTAACGTGACTTCCGTTAAAGCTGATACTGCAGCTCCAAGTCACTTAAAAGCTAAAAAGTCCTTAGGTCCGACTGCATCAAAAACTTTTGTTTTAAAAGCTGCTCCTGAAGACTTTGCCGTTTCAAAGGCTGCTAGCACCGCTTCTGCTGGTACGAAAAAGAAAAAAGCCAATAAAAAAGGTCCCAAAACAGCCTCCAAAACCTTTGTTTTAGAAGCTGCTCCTGAAGATTTTGCTGCTTCAACTGTCTCCTCTGCTCCTGGTAATGTTGTTGTGCATTACCGTGACAGTATCGGTAAAACCTTGGCACCTGACCAATTTTTAAAAGGTAAAGTGGGTGCTAACTATACTGCAACTGCACAAAATATCGCAGGCTATATTCTAACTACTAAGCCAAGTAATGAAACTGGCATCTTCACCGATAAATTGCAAAATGTAACTTATGTCTATGACATTGACGGCGCAATTGTTGATGGTGATGCAATTGGTATCGGTCTTGCCGAAGCTGGTGCTGGAGTTAAAGTTGATCCAGAAACAAAAGTAAGTAAGACTGCTGCAGCTATTGGTAAAAAAGTAGCTAAGTCTGCTCCTGTTGCAAACTTTAAGGGTAAGAATGCAACGCAAAAAGCAGCTGTAATTGCAGGTAACGATTCAGAACATCGTTTGCCACAAACTGGTGCAGACAACAGTTCACATGCGGAAGCGTTAGGACTGGGATTCCTATCAATATTTGGAGGTTTGATAGGTGCATGGTTCAGTCGAAAGGGAAAAACTGAATAG
- a CDS encoding MFS transporter gives MDIFFKNKYYRRFSIASILSSAGDILFYLALMTYASKLKNYSLALSLIAISESVPRLLSSVGGYLADRTHNKYEKIVWLAMIRGALYLLVGFLFSQNIAGWNLVMMVIVINFISDTAGTYSSGLSTPLIVDLVEEDQVAKATGFTSGVSQVITTIAQFVGSGLLLFMSYSTLAVINGLTFIAAGLIYLSIARKNKDAAINQDVDEQSFLSTLALSFRQVKKASGLLTTVMVIALMNGILSTIEPILSIVVAGNKSIMVIGTYTFTIAVIGAAAAVGSALGSIVGTMIFKKVSVYVIVLLALFSAACVLVSTMSKQIIFCLVTYALLGFFVGTASPKLTQWLVATVDRKILSSSVGLLNTILLVITPLMTILFTSISAASNANVALIGMLITSIIVFSITVVVMIKTKEN, from the coding sequence ATGGACATATTTTTCAAAAATAAATATTATCGCCGATTTTCAATCGCTAGTATCCTATCAAGTGCTGGCGATATTCTTTTTTACTTAGCCTTGATGACTTATGCTAGTAAGTTAAAAAATTACTCATTAGCTCTTTCACTGATTGCCATTTCCGAGTCGGTACCTAGACTGCTTTCAAGTGTCGGGGGCTATCTTGCCGATCGGACGCATAACAAATACGAAAAGATTGTTTGGCTTGCAATGATTAGGGGGGCACTCTATTTATTAGTTGGTTTTCTTTTTAGTCAAAATATTGCCGGTTGGAATCTGGTAATGATGGTTATCGTTATTAACTTCATTTCTGATACAGCCGGAACATACTCAAGCGGACTGTCCACACCTTTAATAGTTGATTTAGTGGAAGAAGACCAAGTTGCCAAGGCAACGGGTTTTACAAGCGGCGTTTCCCAGGTGATTACGACCATTGCCCAGTTTGTCGGCTCAGGCCTGTTATTGTTCATGTCTTATTCAACTCTAGCAGTTATTAACGGCTTAACTTTCATTGCTGCTGGCCTAATTTATTTGTCGATTGCCCGTAAAAATAAGGATGCAGCAATTAATCAAGATGTTGATGAGCAGAGCTTTTTAAGTACGCTTGCCTTGTCTTTTCGCCAGGTTAAAAAGGCGAGTGGCCTGTTAACTACCGTGATGGTTATTGCCTTAATGAATGGTATCTTGAGTACAATTGAGCCAATATTATCGATTGTCGTTGCCGGCAATAAAAGTATAATGGTCATTGGCACCTATACTTTCACAATTGCAGTTATTGGCGCGGCAGCAGCGGTGGGCTCCGCTTTAGGTAGTATTGTCGGAACAATGATTTTCAAAAAGGTTTCGGTCTATGTGATCGTCTTACTGGCTTTATTCTCTGCAGCCTGCGTTCTCGTTTCCACGATGAGTAAACAAATAATTTTTTGTTTAGTTACTTATGCCTTATTAGGCTTTTTTGTAGGAACAGCTAGTCCGAAGTTAACGCAGTGGCTGGTTGCAACGGTTGACCGCAAGATTTTGTCATCATCAGTTGGCCTGTTAAATACAATTTTGTTAGTGATTACACCATTAATGACAATCCTGTTTACTAGTATTTCAGCGGCATCAAATGCTAACGTTGCGCTGATAGGGATGCTGATTACCAGTATTATAGTTTTCAGTATTACGGTTGTGGTTATGATTAAAACCAAAGAAAATTAA
- a CDS encoding histidine phosphatase family protein — translation MSKKMKRRVTKFLLALASLIGAVTIGTNQAEAKSNNKPVTIYLTRHGETTANVMHLAQGWSDYTLTDNGVKGAEYLGKGLKGIKFKAAYSGDLTRQEKTAQGALKYSGNQKVKLKIDWRLRECNYGSYEGRPDVAQNVPEIAQYFGYDSIADFQAKTGKLFQNKMQDGYYALDQENKLNTSLPAQYRAESTEAVQKRMTAVLTKIAKSQHKGGNVLVVSSGMAINLFLSTQNYPAFQGTGLANDSVTKLVYQKGKFNLVGEIGSLKYYNAGQK, via the coding sequence GTGAGTAAGAAAATGAAACGGCGTGTGACAAAATTCTTGCTAGCATTAGCAAGTCTTATCGGAGCAGTCACAATTGGCACTAATCAAGCCGAGGCAAAAAGTAATAATAAACCGGTGACGATTTATTTGACCCGTCATGGCGAAACTACTGCTAATGTGATGCACCTTGCTCAAGGCTGGAGCGATTATACTCTAACTGATAATGGTGTAAAGGGTGCCGAGTATCTTGGTAAAGGGCTGAAAGGAATTAAGTTTAAAGCGGCTTATTCCGGTGACTTAACAAGACAGGAAAAGACTGCGCAAGGAGCCTTAAAATACTCTGGCAATCAAAAAGTTAAACTAAAAATTGATTGGCGTTTGCGTGAATGTAACTACGGTAGTTATGAAGGCCGCCCTGATGTTGCGCAGAATGTACCAGAAATTGCCCAATACTTTGGTTATGATAGTATTGCTGATTTTCAAGCTAAGACTGGCAAACTATTTCAAAATAAGATGCAAGACGGTTATTATGCCTTAGACCAGGAAAATAAGTTAAATACCAGCTTACCAGCACAATACCGTGCGGAAAGTACTGAAGCTGTTCAAAAGCGAATGACGGCGGTATTGACGAAAATTGCAAAAAGTCAACACAAAGGCGGAAACGTCTTAGTTGTGAGCTCTGGGATGGCAATTAATCTCTTCTTGTCGACGCAAAACTATCCTGCTTTTCAAGGGACTGGCCTTGCGAATGACTCAGTTACTAAATTAGTTTACCAAAAGGGTAAATTTAACTTAGTCGGCGAAATCGGCAGTTTGAAGTATTACAATGCTGGCCAAAAATAG
- a CDS encoding beta-glucoside-specific PTS transporter subunit IIABC — MAYEELSREIIANVGGKDNVASVVHCTTRLRFKLKDASKANDEKMKATDGVLSLVKSGGQYQVVIGNNVADVYDTLIKIGGFGDGGSVPDDYVDTSNMSIADRFIDLISGIFNPILGPMCAAGMIKGFNAMFLAFGWLSATNGTYIILNAIGDSLFYFLPVILGISAAKKFGMDGYIGATIGASLCYPTIVAMAGSKTALFTVFKGTILQAPVHMTFLGIPVISMNYTSSVIPIILSVWFASKVQKVARKVIPDVVKTFLVPFAILLITVPITFLIIGPVATWLGNAIAAIVSAVYNFSPILAGILMGAFWQVFVIFGVHWGFVAVMMTNIAAMGYDPILGLSLAASFAQTGVVLAIIFQTKNEKTRSIAIPAFVSGIFGVTEPAIYGVTLPRKKPFIISCIASAIGGGLIGFFGTKVYIMAGMGIFSIPDAIGKNGVDGAVYGLIIAMAVATVLGFALQMIFGRKTVDETLDEQVALANANAAEGADSADATAETATTAKPAEATYNEPEKLVAPLNGTIVALKDVKDEVFSSGSMGQGVAIEPKEGKVCAPFDCEVAMTFPTGHAIGLRSAKGAEVMIHIGMDTVELDGEGFKILVEKDQSVKAGDPLIEFDLAAIKKAGYEVTTPVIVTNTNNYHEVNVVASGEVSIGDQLLDLE; from the coding sequence ATGGCTTACGAAGAATTAAGTCGTGAAATTATCGCCAATGTTGGTGGTAAAGATAATGTAGCCAGCGTGGTGCATTGTACAACACGTTTGCGCTTTAAGTTAAAGGATGCTTCAAAGGCAAACGATGAAAAAATGAAGGCAACTGATGGTGTCTTGTCATTAGTTAAGTCTGGTGGTCAATACCAAGTTGTTATTGGTAATAACGTTGCTGATGTTTACGATACCCTAATTAAAATTGGCGGTTTCGGTGATGGTGGCTCAGTTCCTGATGATTATGTGGACACAAGCAACATGAGCATTGCGGATCGGTTCATTGATCTGATTTCTGGTATTTTCAACCCAATTTTAGGGCCAATGTGTGCTGCTGGAATGATCAAAGGTTTCAACGCCATGTTCTTGGCATTCGGTTGGCTTTCCGCAACCAATGGTACCTACATTATCCTAAATGCAATTGGTGACAGTTTATTCTACTTCTTACCAGTTATTCTAGGAATTTCAGCAGCCAAAAAATTTGGCATGGACGGATATATTGGTGCAACCATCGGTGCATCTCTTTGCTACCCAACAATTGTAGCAATGGCTGGTAGCAAGACTGCTTTATTTACAGTCTTTAAGGGCACTATCCTGCAAGCACCAGTTCATATGACTTTCTTAGGAATTCCGGTAATTTCGATGAACTACACTTCATCAGTTATTCCGATTATCCTATCAGTTTGGTTTGCTTCAAAGGTCCAAAAGGTTGCACGGAAGGTAATTCCAGATGTTGTTAAGACTTTCTTGGTACCATTCGCAATCTTACTAATTACAGTTCCAATTACCTTCTTAATTATTGGGCCAGTGGCTACTTGGCTTGGTAATGCGATTGCCGCAATTGTTAGTGCTGTATACAACTTCAGCCCAATCTTAGCTGGTATCTTGATGGGTGCTTTCTGGCAAGTATTTGTTATCTTTGGTGTTCACTGGGGCTTTGTTGCCGTTATGATGACCAATATTGCAGCCATGGGTTATGACCCAATCTTAGGTTTATCACTTGCTGCATCATTTGCTCAAACCGGTGTTGTTTTAGCTATTATTTTCCAAACTAAGAATGAAAAAACTCGTAGTATTGCGATTCCTGCATTCGTTTCCGGAATCTTTGGTGTTACTGAACCAGCAATCTATGGTGTGACATTACCACGTAAAAAACCATTTATCATCAGTTGTATTGCTTCCGCAATCGGTGGTGGTTTAATCGGATTCTTCGGTACTAAGGTTTACATTATGGCCGGAATGGGAATCTTCTCAATTCCTGATGCTATTGGTAAAAATGGTGTTGATGGTGCCGTTTATGGCTTAATCATTGCTATGGCTGTAGCAACTGTACTTGGTTTTGCACTGCAAATGATCTTTGGCCGCAAGACTGTTGACGAAACACTTGATGAACAAGTTGCTTTGGCTAATGCGAATGCTGCAGAAGGTGCAGATTCCGCAGATGCTACTGCAGAAACTGCAACTACTGCTAAACCAGCTGAAGCTACTTACAATGAACCTGAAAAATTAGTTGCGCCATTAAACGGAACAATCGTTGCGTTAAAAGATGTTAAAGATGAAGTTTTCTCCAGCGGCTCAATGGGTCAAGGTGTTGCAATTGAACCAAAAGAAGGTAAAGTATGTGCACCATTTGACTGTGAAGTTGCCATGACTTTCCCAACAGGCCATGCAATTGGTTTAAGATCAGCTAAGGGTGCTGAAGTAATGATCCATATTGGTATGGATACGGTTGAATTAGATGGTGAAGGCTTTAAAATATTAGTTGAGAAGGATCAATCTGTTAAAGCGGGCGATCCACTCATTGAGTTTGACTTGGCAGCTATTAAGAAGGCTGGATATGAAGTTACAACTCCGGTAATTGTGACAAATACTAACAATTACCACGAAGTTAATGTTGTTGCTAGTGGCGAAGTATCAATCGGTGATCAGCTGCTAGACTTAGAATAA
- a CDS encoding MucBP domain-containing protein encodes MNKFVSKHPTAGKILFSAITMTSLGLMCANAKSAKAATLSSTSHLLAKKDKLKKAVKKVASKSFSDIATSGRSSSSAAVVASASQNQESVGSTINNQITIHYVDTKGNVIAPDKVISGNVGEKYTTSPREFTDYVLDSQPKNATGTFSNDKQNVTYVYHKMTPAEAAKQAEHFPGDGNDVVGIGIDESGAGVIADDVAAGKHAPHKKGHKKHRAASKAKKAIQKIKVSNHTRAFGVNSPSSTQKNSSSVQELPHTGTNDHSKAIAMGLGSVAIIGSLAGGWYTRKKIM; translated from the coding sequence ATGAATAAATTTGTCAGCAAACATCCCACTGCTGGGAAAATTTTATTTAGTGCTATTACAATGACTTCTTTGGGTCTAATGTGTGCTAATGCCAAATCCGCTAAAGCCGCTACTTTATCATCTACAAGTCACTTATTGGCTAAAAAAGATAAATTGAAAAAAGCGGTTAAAAAAGTAGCAAGCAAATCATTTTCAGACATTGCTACTAGTGGACGTTCTTCAAGTAGTGCTGCCGTTGTAGCAAGCGCATCACAAAATCAAGAATCAGTGGGTTCAACTATTAATAATCAAATAACAATTCATTACGTAGACACAAAAGGTAATGTAATTGCTCCAGACAAAGTTATCAGCGGTAATGTTGGTGAAAAATATACTACTTCACCAAGAGAATTTACCGACTATGTGCTAGATTCACAACCTAAAAATGCAACCGGCACTTTTAGCAATGATAAGCAAAACGTAACTTATGTTTATCACAAGATGACCCCTGCTGAAGCTGCTAAACAAGCGGAGCATTTTCCAGGAGATGGAAATGATGTAGTTGGGATTGGCATTGACGAAAGCGGAGCTGGCGTAATTGCCGATGATGTCGCTGCCGGCAAGCATGCTCCCCATAAAAAGGGACACAAAAAGCATCGGGCAGCGAGTAAGGCTAAAAAGGCGATTCAAAAAATCAAAGTAAGTAATCATACTCGTGCTTTTGGCGTAAATTCACCCTCCTCTACTCAAAAAAATAGTAGTTCAGTGCAAGAATTACCTCATACGGGCACTAATGATCACTCCAAAGCAATCGCAATGGGGCTTGGATCGGTTGCAATAATTGGAAGTCTTGCTGGGGGCTGGTATACCCGCAAGAAAATCATGTAG
- a CDS encoding helix-turn-helix domain-containing protein, producing MTIGSLLRQYRQEAGKTQRAWIGDIVSPSFYSKIEKNTTRISAQDLIEILRFNHIDLASFFSKLDYRSKSEDELKKNVISKSIDAYYKFDIDQLSAIKDAIAKSAVHNKEDLILKLNTLIYTANSSPEKLSLKEKQQLKNKFYNEDNLDQESLKNFCNYMYFFDFTSNLTITKKIFKKFSRSNDEKIQFLVLGILINMIGISIKHQSYENATQMIKMSKKVPTKPSTCFSKMVLFLLENLISYHYEPLQVYLDNCEMQVKQLSLIGMEKFSQHCQKLIDENTN from the coding sequence ATGACTATTGGAAGCTTACTACGGCAATATCGACAAGAAGCAGGTAAGACGCAGCGGGCATGGATCGGTGATATTGTTAGCCCCTCGTTTTATTCTAAAATTGAGAAGAATACTACTAGGATTTCTGCTCAGGATTTGATTGAAATACTGCGCTTTAACCATATTGATCTTGCTAGTTTTTTTAGCAAATTAGATTACCGGTCAAAATCTGAAGATGAACTCAAGAAAAACGTAATTTCAAAATCAATTGATGCCTATTATAAGTTCGATATCGACCAGCTCTCCGCTATTAAAGATGCCATCGCCAAAAGTGCTGTGCATAACAAAGAAGACCTGATTCTTAAGCTTAACACCTTAATTTATACTGCAAACAGTTCACCTGAAAAACTCAGTTTAAAAGAAAAGCAGCAGTTGAAAAATAAGTTCTACAATGAAGATAATTTGGACCAAGAATCCCTAAAAAATTTCTGCAATTACATGTATTTTTTTGACTTTACCAGTAATTTAACGATTACAAAAAAGATTTTCAAAAAATTCAGTAGAAGCAATGATGAAAAGATTCAATTTTTAGTTCTCGGTATTTTAATTAACATGATTGGTATCAGCATTAAGCATCAATCTTATGAAAATGCCACACAAATGATCAAAATGTCGAAGAAAGTGCCTACTAAACCCAGTACATGTTTTAGTAAAATGGTGCTCTTCTTACTGGAAAATTTAATTAGTTATCACTATGAGCCACTACAAGTTTATCTTGATAATTGTGAAATGCAGGTTAAGCAGCTTTCCTTAATCGGAATGGAAAAATTCAGTCAGCACTGTCAAAAACTGATCGATGAAAATACCAACTAA
- a CDS encoding glycoside hydrolase family 1 protein: MNTNNFPKGFLWGGATAANQLEGAYQEGGKGLSLPDVLPGGKERMKIIASPDFDFKIDPKYVYPNHIGIDHYHHYKEDIELFAEMGFKCYRFSIAWSRIFPNGDEEEPNEEGLKFYDGVIDECLKHNIEPVITISHYELPLHLITEYGSWKNKKLIDFYERFARTVLTRYKDKVKYWMTFNEINSAAHFPIMSQGLTVSNGALDKKNVYQSWHNQFVASAKAVKIGHELNPDMKIGCMILYATTYSYDSDPKNQIATLQENQANNFFCADVQVRGHYPAYTKSLLARQGVKLSDIDYSDEELDLLAKYPVDYIGFSYYMSSVVDVTHENQETTNGNLMGGVKNPFLKSSDWGWQIDPTGLRIALNELSDRYEKPLFIVENGLGAIDQPDENHYVADDYRIDYLREHIEAISEAIDDGADVMGYTPWGCIDLVSASTGEMSKRYGFIYVDEDDEGKGTFNRYKKKSFDWYKKVIETNGGDLA, encoded by the coding sequence ATGAATACAAACAATTTCCCTAAAGGCTTTTTATGGGGTGGCGCCACAGCGGCTAACCAACTCGAAGGTGCGTATCAAGAAGGAGGCAAGGGCTTGTCTCTTCCTGACGTTTTGCCTGGTGGTAAAGAACGGATGAAGATTATTGCTTCACCAGATTTTGATTTCAAAATCGATCCTAAATACGTTTATCCTAACCACATTGGAATCGATCACTATCACCACTATAAGGAAGATATTGAACTATTTGCGGAAATGGGCTTCAAATGCTACCGTTTCTCAATCGCTTGGTCACGTATTTTCCCTAACGGTGACGAAGAAGAGCCAAATGAAGAGGGACTTAAGTTCTACGATGGGGTAATTGATGAGTGCTTAAAGCACAATATTGAACCTGTAATTACGATTTCACACTATGAGCTTCCTTTGCACTTGATTACTGAATACGGTAGCTGGAAGAACAAGAAGTTGATCGACTTCTATGAACGTTTTGCTAGAACTGTATTAACTCGCTACAAGGACAAAGTTAAGTACTGGATGACTTTCAACGAAATTAACAGTGCTGCTCACTTCCCAATCATGAGCCAAGGCTTGACTGTAAGTAACGGTGCTCTTGACAAGAAGAATGTTTACCAATCATGGCACAACCAATTCGTTGCCAGTGCTAAAGCTGTTAAAATCGGTCATGAATTAAATCCTGACATGAAGATTGGTTGCATGATTCTTTATGCAACAACTTATAGCTATGATTCAGATCCAAAGAATCAAATTGCTACACTGCAAGAAAATCAAGCAAACAATTTCTTCTGCGCTGATGTACAAGTTCGGGGCCATTACCCAGCATACACGAAGAGCTTATTAGCTCGTCAAGGCGTTAAATTAAGCGACATTGACTACAGCGATGAAGAACTTGACTTGCTAGCTAAATACCCGGTTGATTACATTGGCTTTAGCTACTACATGTCATCTGTTGTTGATGTTACTCACGAAAATCAAGAAACAACTAACGGTAACTTGATGGGTGGCGTTAAGAATCCATTCTTGAAATCAAGTGACTGGGGTTGGCAAATTGACCCAACTGGTTTAAGAATTGCACTTAACGAATTATCTGATCGTTATGAAAAGCCATTATTTATCGTTGAAAATGGTTTAGGTGCCATTGATCAACCTGATGAAAATCACTATGTTGCTGATGATTACCGCATTGACTACCTGCGTGAACACATTGAAGCCATTTCAGAAGCCATTGATGATGGTGCAGACGTAATGGGTTACACTCCATGGGGCTGCATTGATTTAGTTAGTGCCTCAACTGGTGAAATGTCTAAGCGTTATGGCTTTATCTACGTTGATGAAGACGATGAGGGTAAGGGTACCTTCAACCGTTACAAGAAGAAGTCATTCGACTGGTACAAGAAAGTTATTGAAACTAATGGTGGCGATTTAGCCTAA
- a CDS encoding PRD domain-containing protein has translation MKFIKNFNNNAALVSDESGVDWVVIGNGIGFGKKPNDPIDETKITRRFVAVEKNIKMIDSVRDIDKRTLSLTTDVINLVSKRLSVNFTDYQYLVLADHIDFMLKRTDEGFELGQGTVGWELKKLFPKEYSAAKDALKLLQEKTKLTFPNSEVVYLTYHFINASSDQTKLQDTIKITKLIHGVIEIIEYQYGMQLDPESFNFNRFMTHLRSFMVRHLYEIGDEDSGSELDNSLLELMKVKYKKAYETVLKIGTYLSKQAGWKLQPDDEVYLTLHVWRVTHRQKDGTDSEAKQIPADEK, from the coding sequence GTGAAATTTATTAAAAATTTTAACAACAATGCTGCTTTAGTGTCGGATGAATCTGGTGTTGATTGGGTAGTAATTGGAAACGGAATTGGTTTTGGGAAAAAGCCCAATGATCCAATTGATGAAACAAAAATTACTCGTCGTTTTGTTGCTGTCGAAAAGAATATCAAGATGATTGACAGTGTTAGGGATATTGATAAACGTACTTTATCTCTGACAACTGATGTAATCAATCTTGTTTCAAAGAGACTAAGCGTTAATTTTACTGATTATCAGTACTTGGTTTTAGCTGATCACATCGATTTTATGCTTAAAAGAACCGATGAAGGCTTTGAATTAGGCCAAGGTACTGTGGGATGGGAATTAAAGAAGTTATTTCCTAAAGAATATTCAGCTGCGAAAGATGCGCTGAAGCTGCTTCAGGAAAAGACTAAGCTAACCTTTCCCAATTCAGAAGTTGTTTATCTGACCTATCACTTTATCAATGCTAGTTCTGATCAAACTAAGCTTCAAGATACAATCAAAATCACCAAGTTAATTCATGGTGTAATTGAAATCATTGAATATCAGTACGGGATGCAGCTTGATCCGGAATCATTTAATTTCAATCGGTTTATGACGCATTTACGTTCGTTCATGGTGCGGCACCTGTATGAAATTGGTGATGAAGATAGCGGCAGCGAACTTGATAATTCATTGCTCGAATTAATGAAGGTCAAGTACAAGAAAGCATACGAGACGGTTTTAAAAATCGGCACTTATTTATCTAAACAGGCTGGTTGGAAATTGCAACCTGATGATGAGGTCTATCTGACGCTCCATGTCTGGCGGGTAACGCATAGACAAAAAGATGGTACTGATTCGGAAGCAAAGCAAATTCCAGCCGATGAAAAATAA
- a CDS encoding class A sortase: MATKKQNLTTKQKIGSTIQVLFIGILFYLGVTLIFFGSGFGDSYLVQQNAEQASSGLTPKKADQNKHRKTTYDASKTKSISTTRILRSKKIKAYAIGRISLPAVNIHNPLFAGYGSENQNLEYGVVTCLPDRVMGGANNYVLAGHYMGAYGPAVLDNLHLAKRGDLIYVTDLHHIYAYEVKRISFAIKPTQVEVENNIKDRSMITLITCSDFNTSKYGYGQHRTVVQGDLISKIKATNKNLSATELTANFSAKKGQKKVALPTKKGRHTIKKSQQIRAKAQPKFFQNMTLIKAAIIIFNVIFFLIIVWRLVKIWRS, translated from the coding sequence ATGGCAACTAAAAAGCAAAATTTAACCACCAAGCAAAAAATCGGGTCTACAATCCAGGTTCTATTTATAGGTATACTTTTTTACTTAGGGGTAACACTTATTTTCTTCGGTTCTGGTTTCGGTGACTCCTACCTTGTCCAGCAAAACGCAGAGCAAGCTTCTTCAGGATTAACACCTAAAAAAGCAGATCAAAATAAGCACCGAAAAACAACTTATGACGCTAGTAAGACCAAGTCAATTAGTACAACGCGGATTTTAAGGTCAAAGAAAATTAAGGCTTATGCTATTGGGCGAATTTCGCTTCCAGCCGTTAACATTCACAATCCGCTGTTTGCCGGATATGGCAGTGAAAACCAAAACTTGGAATACGGCGTTGTTACTTGCCTCCCGGATCGTGTAATGGGCGGAGCTAATAACTATGTTCTGGCAGGACATTATATGGGCGCATATGGCCCTGCTGTATTAGACAATTTACACTTGGCAAAACGGGGTGACTTAATCTATGTGACCGATCTTCATCACATTTATGCTTACGAAGTTAAAAGAATTTCTTTTGCAATTAAACCAACACAAGTTGAAGTCGAAAACAACATAAAGGATAGAAGTATGATTACCTTAATTACATGCTCAGACTTTAACACTTCGAAATACGGGTATGGGCAGCACCGCACAGTTGTGCAGGGTGATTTAATCAGCAAAATTAAGGCAACCAACAAGAATTTATCTGCGACTGAATTAACTGCTAATTTTTCTGCAAAAAAAGGCCAAAAAAAGGTCGCTTTACCAACCAAAAAGGGACGGCATACTATTAAAAAGAGCCAACAAATTCGCGCGAAAGCTCAGCCTAAGTTTTTCCAAAACATGACTCTTATTAAAGCTGCCATTATTATTTTTAACGTTATCTTCTTTCTAATTATTGTCTGGCGTCTAGTTAAAATTTGGCGCTCATAA